Within Streptomyces roseirectus, the genomic segment CCTGATCAACCGGGTTGTCTACGGCGGCGAACGCGTCGTCGTCACCCGGCACGGAAAACCCCTGGTCGCGCTGGTCTCCGCGGCCGATCTGGAACGCCTCGACGCGCTCGACGTGCCCGTCGAGGAGCCGATCGTCAGCGCGGTGTCGACGGTGCGAGAGGTGACTTCAGCTCCTGGCGAACGGCAGCGGTTCGGGATCGCGGCGGAGCATCGGGGGCCGGGGGTGCGTTGAGGAGGGTGGGGTTCTGCGGGGTTCTTTAAAGGGGGGAGTGCTTGGGGCTCGTGGGGTGCGGGAAAGTGTGCGCGCCCTCGCCGGGATGGCGGGGCGCGCGGTGTGATGAGCGGGGGAGTGGGCTGGGGGTGTCGGGGGTTTCGGGATCGGTCTCGATCGGCGAGTGACAGTCGGGTCGCGGCGCGGTGCCGGTCGGTGACGGCCGGTTTCCGCCCGTGCCGGTCGGCGGGAGACGTCGGTTCCCGGCCCGGCACCGCCGGTGCGAGCCGGTCGGGCCCGGCGCCGGTCCGTGTCCGTCGGCCCCCGCCCTGGAGCCGGCCCCTGCGCATCGGCTGACGCCGCCCCGGCACCGCCCGGCGTGAACCGGGCGGCACTGGTGCGGCGTCGTGGTCGTGCTCAGTACGCGGCGACCGGCCTCCACTCCTTTGCCGGTCCCTGGTCTTTCGTCGGCCTCCGTCTCTTCGCCGGTCCACGGCCCTTCGTCGGTCCCCGCGCTGGAATCAGCCGGTGCGCATCGGCGACGCCGCCCCGGCGCCGGCCGGCGTGAACCGGGCGGCGTCGGAGCGGCGTCGGGGGCGGGTCAGTGCGCGGCGACCGGCTTCCGCTCCGCCGCCGGCCCATGGTTCTTCGTGACCGGCCTCCGTCCCGCCCCCGCCCCACGGCTCTTCAGCGCCGTGCCCAGCAACACCGCGCCCAGTCCGATCGCCGCCCACCAGGTCAGGGTGAGCGCGGGGGTGAGGGACGCGGCGCCGTCGAAGAAGGAGACCGAGCGCAGGAGGGTCGCGCCGGCGCCGGGCGGCAGCCACTGGCCGATCGTGCCGGCCGGGGCGGGCAGCATCTCGGGGGCCGAGGAGGCGCCGGAGAAGGGGTTGCCGATCAGCATCACCGTCGCGGCGACCACGCTGATCGCGGCCCGCCCCGCCAGCGCGGCGGCTCCGGCGACCGCCGCGCTCACCGCCAGCGTCGCGAGGGACAGCGCGCCGGCCTCCGCCCACCAGTCACCGGTGAGGGCACCGAGCCAGCCGCCCGCGATCCCCGCGGCGACGGCCCCGACCAGCGCGGCGGACCCGACCAGCGCCGCCACGGCCGTCCACCCGGCCAGCCCCAGCAGCGCCACCACCGCGCCGGCCGCGATCCCCGCCATCGCCAGCGGCAGCACGCTCGCGGTCAGCGCCGCGCCCCTCGGATCCGACGCCGGCGCGGCGACCACGTCCACCGTCCGGACCTCGGCCCCCCGCGCCGCCGCCTGCTCCTGGACGGCCGCTTGGAGCAACTGCGCGACGACGGGACTCGCCGCCGACGCCGTCAGCAGCTGAAGCCCTCGCGGGGTGACGACGACGGCCCCGTACACCTCCCGTGCCTCGATCGCGTCCCGCGCGGCGGCCTCGTCGGCGTACCGGTGGACCTCGAACGCCCCCTTCCGCTCCCGCAGTTGCCCCTCGACCTGGGCCACCGCCGCCGCCGGCCCCGCCACCCCCAGCGGCAGATCCCGAGGACCCGACCGAGCGGCCGGCCACGCGAACGCCGCCAGCGCGACGGCGGCGAGCAGCGGAACGACCAGCAGGACGGCGACGAGATGCCGGCGCACGAGGCCGCCGCCGGACGCGGGCGCACCGGACGGTCCGGCCGCCCCGGCGTGCGCGCTTCCCCTTGCGGCGACGTCCGTTCCCGTCTCCGCCCTGTCGACCTGTGTGCTCTGCATCTCGGCCCCCTAAAAAGAAGGATCGTTCGTTTTACGGTGAGACCACCGTGCTCCCGAGACGCGGCGCTTGTCAAGAAGGAACGTTCGTTTTAAGTTGAGGAGCATGGCCCGTGTATCCCAGGCGCACCTCGACGCCCGCCGCCGTCAGATCCTCGACGCGGCCGAACGCTGCTTCGCCCGCAACGGCTTCCACGCGACGTCGATGCAGGACGTACTGAAGGAGGCGGACCTCTCGGCGGGGGCGGTGTACCGCTACTTCAGCGGCAAGGACGAGCTGATCCGGGCGATCGTCGCCGAGGCGATCGCCGTGCTGGGGGAGGTGTACGGCACGGCGGCGGAGGAGACCCCGCCCCCGCTTCCGGACGAACTCGTGGTGCGGGCGGTGGCGAGGATGCGGACGACACGGCCCGTGCTGACGGAGGACGGGGAGTGGCAGTTCCCGCGCGTGATGATCCAGGCGTGGACGGAGGTCCTGCGCAACGGGGAACTGGCGGCGCAGGTGGCGGACGGCTACCTGCGGGTGCGGAAGGCGTGGGCGGACATCATGAACGGCTACAAGGCCGCCGGCATCGTCCCGCAGGACGCGAACGCCGACGCGATGGCCCGCGTGATGATCGCGACGGCACAGGGACTGGTGACCCAGATCGCCGTCCTGGGCCTGCCCGCGAGCGAGATGGAGCAGACGCTCGCGGAGGGCCTGCGGGCGCTGATGAGCGTGCGCGACCCGCGTCCCTGACCCCCTCCGGAGGGTCACGGCTCGGTTAACGTCCCTGAAACGCGTCCCAACTAGCCTCCGATCACGCCACCAGGGCTTTTCCCGTGGCAGCGGCAGCCGGACCCCGCACGGTCCGGCGCGAGGAGGTGAGGTGTGACGTGCAACTGACCCCGCACGAGCAGGAGAGGCTGCTGATCCATGTGGCGGCCGACGTCGCCGAGAAGCGGCGCGCGAGGGGCGTGAAGCTCAACCACCCCGAGGCGGTCGCCCTGATCACCTCGCACATCCTTGAGGGCGCCCGCGACGGCCGCACCGTCGCCGAACTCATGGCGTCCGGCCGCAAGATCCTGACCAGGGACGACGTCATGGAGGGCATCCCCGAGATGATCCACGACGTGCAGGTCGAGGCGACCTTCCC encodes:
- a CDS encoding type II toxin-antitoxin system Phd/YefM family antitoxin, with protein sequence MAYEIPVTQARAELADLINRVVYGGERVVVTRHGKPLVALVSAADLERLDALDVPVEEPIVSAVSTVREVTSAPGERQRFGIAAEHRGPGVR
- a CDS encoding urease subunit gamma, coding for MQLTPHEQERLLIHVAADVAEKRRARGVKLNHPEAVALITSHILEGARDGRTVAELMASGRKILTRDDVMEGIPEMIHDVQVEATFPDGTKLVTVHDPIV
- a CDS encoding ABC transporter permease produces the protein MQSTQVDRAETGTDVAARGSAHAGAAGPSGAPASGGGLVRRHLVAVLLVVPLLAAVALAAFAWPAARSGPRDLPLGVAGPAAAVAQVEGQLRERKGAFEVHRYADEAAARDAIEAREVYGAVVVTPRGLQLLTASAASPVVAQLLQAAVQEQAAARGAEVRTVDVVAAPASDPRGAALTASVLPLAMAGIAAGAVVALLGLAGWTAVAALVGSAALVGAVAAGIAGGWLGALTGDWWAEAGALSLATLAVSAAVAGAAALAGRAAISVVAATVMLIGNPFSGASSAPEMLPAPAGTIGQWLPPGAGATLLRSVSFFDGAASLTPALTLTWWAAIGLGAVLLGTALKSRGAGAGRRPVTKNHGPAAERKPVAAH
- a CDS encoding TetR/AcrR family transcriptional regulator, with translation MARVSQAHLDARRRQILDAAERCFARNGFHATSMQDVLKEADLSAGAVYRYFSGKDELIRAIVAEAIAVLGEVYGTAAEETPPPLPDELVVRAVARMRTTRPVLTEDGEWQFPRVMIQAWTEVLRNGELAAQVADGYLRVRKAWADIMNGYKAAGIVPQDANADAMARVMIATAQGLVTQIAVLGLPASEMEQTLAEGLRALMSVRDPRP